The sequence below is a genomic window from Bacillales bacterium.
TACCTATTGAAAACATTGGCAATTGATAGGGGGAACGGGCATGATCGAAGTTCATGGAAGGACTTTCGAAATCGTTGAAAATGTGAAGGACGCCTGGGACGAAGAGGCGTTTCAATCCCGTTACAGCGAGATTTTAAACAAATACGACTACATCGTCGGCGATTGGGGATACAACCAGCTGCGGCTGAGAGGATTTTTCGAGGACGACAATCGCAAATCGACGTATCATACGAAAATCAGCACCGTTAAAGAATACCTGTACGAGTATTGTAATTTCGGATGTGCCTATTTCATTTTAAAAAAAATCAAAAAAACGTAAGAAACCCCTAACTGTCGGGGTTTCTTCCATAAGGGACTTCTTCATCG
It includes:
- a CDS encoding YutD-like domain-containing protein, yielding MIEVHGRTFEIVENVKDAWDEEAFQSRYSEILNKYDYIVGDWGYNQLRLRGFFEDDNRKSTYHTKISTVKEYLYEYCNFGCAYFILKKIKKT